In the Brassica napus cultivar Da-Ae unplaced genomic scaffold, Da-Ae ScsIHWf_2447;HRSCAF=3160, whole genome shotgun sequence genome, TATCTCTTTTTATCTTCAGATTATCATTGTGGTTTTTCTTTAGGTATTGGTGGGCAGACTGCGCTAAAGCTCATTCGCCAGCATGGTTCTATTGAGACTATACTCGAAAATATAAACAAAGAAAGGTTTACCTCCTCTAAAATTATCAACGAGTAATTTGATTCGGTGAAGACTTTAACTGTTTTGGTGTTTTATGTATAGGTATCAAATACCTGAGGAATGGCCATACAATGAAGCTCGTAAACTTTTTAAAGAACCTGATGTCTTAACTGATGAAGAGCAGCTTGATATCAAGTGGACCTCTCCAGATGAAGAGGTCTAAACCCATTTAGATTCTTCAATAAATGATTTTAGTTACCTCagatttatttcttcttctttgccaCAGGGTATAGTTCAGTTTTTGGTGAATGAAAATGGATTCAACATAGATAGAGTAACCAAGGTAATGTTATTCATACTTTGTTCTGCATCACCATACAGGTTCAAATCGTTTAttcttgtcatttttttttattttttatataggcTGTAGAGAAAATCAAATCTGCAAAGAACAAGTCCTCACAAGGACGGTTTGCACCTTTCAAACAAATGAGTGGTGAACTTAGGTTGTAACTCTCCTTCCACTCATTTCTCTATGAAACATTTCGCAGGCTGGAGTCTTTTTTCAAGCCAGTTGCTAACTAAGAGAAAGGTTTGTCTAATTGAACCCATTAGTTCTTAAGATCCTCTCTTTTGACTTGTAAATGAGTGAAACTATCTTGCATATCAGTGGGATCATTAAAGCATTCTAGTTTGTGTTTCACATGTTTCTGGATATACATAGTTCATTTGGTGCTTGACAAACTGTTTCTTATTTGGTAATAGCAAACCCCAGAGAGTAACACTAAAGGAGCAGCAATAAGAAAGCCAAGGGAGGTGGTGgtgggaggaagaagaagtaagtCACAGTCCAAGTTGTTATCAAGCTGAAGGCTGTGTAAGTTAGTAGATAATTTACTGCAAAGATCTGGGGAGTAGATCACTCAACTGTGATGATTGTTCCTAAGTTTTAGCAGTCTAtttgcttttttgtttttttctctgtttctgtAACCATTG is a window encoding:
- the LOC125601119 gene encoding flap endonuclease 1-like — encoded protein: MSRSRWAVFFFKKRLIDPNLEWGLIRKSDSGQRDACIVVGRTGTEMLTNEAGEVTSHLQGMFNGTVRLLEAGIKPVRADATADLTGAIEFKKFIDLCILSGCDYCDSIRGIGGQTALKLIRQHGSIETILENINKERYQIPEEWPYNEARKLFKEPDVLTDEEQLDIKWTSPDEEGIVQFLVNENGFNIDRVTKAVEKIKSAKNKSSQGRLESFFKPVAN